The window ATCCGTGAGATCGGCGATGCCGTCGGCCTCACCTCGACGTCGTCGGTGGCCCACCAGTTGCGCACGCTGGAGCGAAAGGGTTATCTGCGCCGCGACCCGAACCGGCCCCGCGCGGTCGACGTGCGTGGTGCCGACGACCGCGCGGCCCCCGCTGCCCCCGCGGCAACCGAGGTCGCCGGCTCCGACGCGCTGCCGGAACCCACCTTCGTCCCGGTCCTCGGCCGGATCGCGGCAGGCGGCCCCATTCTGGCCGAAGAGGTCGTCACCGACGTCTTCCCGCTACCGCGCGAACTCGTCGGTGAAGGCTCGCTGTTCCTGCTCAAGGTTGTGGGCGAGTCC is drawn from Candidatus Mycolicibacterium alkanivorans and contains these coding sequences:
- the lexA gene encoding transcriptional repressor LexA, whose protein sequence is MSDRTETTPDSGLTERQRTILDVIRASVTTRGYPPSIREIGDAVGLTSTSSVAHQLRTLERKGYLRRDPNRPRAVDVRGADDRAAPAAPAATEVAGSDALPEPTFVPVLGRIAAGGPILAEEVVTDVFPLPRELVGEGSLFLLKVVGESMIDAAICDGDWVVIRQQNVAENGDIVAAMIDGEATVKTFKRAGGQVWLMPHNPAFDPIPGNDAAILGKVVTVIRKV